A window of the Parabacteroides merdae ATCC 43184 genome harbors these coding sequences:
- a CDS encoding 1-acyl-sn-glycerol-3-phosphate acyltransferase has product MEVPINDFDDIRPLNNDEVKDAIESLIANEDFERAFRYINPDVNWKEFSETMRSFKTKEDFKAKLAYEAVMMVANKTTFSLTISGRSRLPKDKKPCTFISNHRDIVLDASFLNVMLYDVGYGMTQVAIGNNLLIRPWIETLVRLNNSFIVKRNVPVRQMLEVSKVLSAYIRRTITETKESIWIAQREGRAKDSDDRTQGSILKMLNMSGDKDILSNLMELNIFPVAISYEFDPCDFLKAKEFQQKRDDPDFVKSQRDDLLSMETGILNNKGRVHFTLTSPINDQLAQLDPNMEKNELIAAIASIIDKEIYKHYRFYPCNYVAYDMLTGTRRFSEHYGLKDKKQFEDYLQGQLDKIVLPNKDEAFLRTKILEMYTNPLKNFFANQE; this is encoded by the coding sequence ATGGAAGTTCCTATTAATGATTTTGACGATATCCGTCCGCTGAATAACGACGAGGTGAAAGACGCGATCGAATCGCTGATAGCCAACGAAGATTTTGAGCGGGCCTTTCGGTATATAAATCCGGATGTGAATTGGAAAGAGTTTTCAGAAACCATGCGTTCCTTCAAGACAAAGGAGGATTTCAAAGCGAAGTTGGCATATGAAGCGGTAATGATGGTGGCAAATAAAACCACTTTCTCACTGACGATTTCCGGTCGTAGCCGTTTGCCGAAGGACAAAAAGCCTTGTACCTTTATTTCTAATCACCGCGATATTGTATTGGATGCCTCTTTTTTGAACGTCATGCTGTATGATGTAGGGTATGGAATGACACAGGTTGCTATTGGTAATAACTTGTTGATCCGTCCGTGGATCGAAACGCTGGTTCGTTTGAACAATAGCTTCATCGTGAAACGCAATGTCCCGGTGCGCCAGATGTTGGAAGTGAGTAAAGTCCTTTCCGCTTATATCCGTCGTACGATCACGGAGACGAAAGAATCCATCTGGATCGCGCAACGTGAAGGTCGTGCCAAGGATTCGGATGACCGTACCCAGGGCAGTATCTTGAAGATGCTGAACATGAGTGGTGACAAGGATATCCTGTCAAACCTGATGGAATTGAATATTTTTCCGGTTGCAATCTCGTACGAGTTCGATCCGTGCGATTTCCTGAAAGCAAAGGAGTTTCAGCAGAAACGCGATGATCCGGACTTTGTGAAGAGCCAGCGTGACGACCTGTTGAGCATGGAAACCGGTATCCTGAATAACAAGGGACGTGTTCATTTCACCTTGACGTCGCCGATTAACGATCAGTTGGCGCAATTGGATCCGAATATGGAAAAGAATGAGTTGATCGCCGCTATCGCCTCCATTATCGATAAGGAGATTTACAAGCACTATCGTTTTTATCCTTGCAACTATGTTGCCTATGATATGCTGACAGGCACACGCCGTTTCAGCGAACACTATGGATTGAAAGATAAAAAGCAGTTTGAAGATTATCTGCAAGGTCAGTTGGATAAGATTGTATTACCGAACAAGGATGAAGCATTTTTGCGTACGAAAATCTTGGAAATGTATACGAATCCATTGAAGAATTTTTTTGCTAATCAGGAATAA